A single window of Streptomyces griseoviridis DNA harbors:
- a CDS encoding GlxA family transcriptional regulator — MPPTSRLRRVAVLVLEGAKPLDVGIPAQVFTTRASMPYEVRLCGAAPGLVTGGDGLSYHVAHGLDTLVWADIVFIPGYRFPDRDDPPRAVTDALTAAHTRGARLAAISTGAFALAATGLLDGRRATTHWHYTRALAARHPHIRVDENVLFVDEGTVLTSAGAASGIDLCLHILRGDLGVAASNHAARRLVAAPYRSGGQAQYVPRSVPEPLGERFATTREWALNHLDRPLTLESLARQAAVSPRTFSRRFVEETGYTPMQWVMRARVDRARELLERSERGVERIAADVGLGTGSNLRLHFQRILGTTPSEYRRTFARGE; from the coding sequence GTGCCGCCCACCTCCCGCCTCCGCCGTGTCGCCGTCCTCGTCCTCGAAGGGGCCAAACCGCTGGACGTCGGCATCCCCGCCCAGGTCTTCACGACCCGCGCGAGCATGCCCTACGAGGTACGGCTGTGCGGTGCGGCACCCGGCCTGGTGACCGGCGGCGACGGGCTCTCCTACCATGTCGCGCACGGCCTCGACACCCTCGTCTGGGCCGACATCGTCTTCATCCCCGGCTACCGCTTCCCCGACCGCGACGACCCGCCGCGCGCCGTCACCGACGCCCTCACGGCCGCCCACACCAGGGGCGCCCGGCTCGCCGCCATCTCGACCGGCGCCTTCGCCCTCGCCGCCACCGGCCTCCTCGACGGCCGACGGGCCACCACCCACTGGCACTACACCCGCGCCCTCGCCGCGCGCCACCCGCACATCAGGGTCGACGAGAACGTCCTCTTCGTCGACGAGGGCACCGTGCTCACCTCGGCGGGCGCCGCCTCCGGCATCGACCTGTGCCTGCACATCCTGCGCGGCGACCTCGGGGTGGCCGCCTCGAACCACGCCGCCCGGCGCCTGGTCGCCGCCCCCTACCGCAGCGGCGGCCAGGCGCAGTACGTGCCGCGCAGCGTGCCCGAGCCGCTCGGCGAACGCTTCGCCACCACCCGCGAGTGGGCCCTGAACCACCTGGACCGACCCCTCACCCTCGAGTCGCTGGCCCGCCAGGCGGCCGTCTCGCCGCGCACCTTCTCCCGGCGGTTCGTGGAGGAGACCGGCTACACGCCGATGCAGTGGGTGATGCGCGCCCGCGTCGACCGGGCCCGCGAACTCCTGGAGCGCTCCGAGCGGGGCGTGGAGCGGATCGCCGCGGACGTGGGCCTGGGCACCGGGTCGAACCTGCGGCTGCACTTCCAGCGCATCCTGGGCACCACACCGAGCGAGTACCGCCGCACCTTCGCGCGCGGCGAGTGA
- a CDS encoding MFS transporter: protein MDASIVIISLPAIFRGIGLDPLAPGNIGYLLWMILGYLLVSAVLVVVLGRLGDMFGRVRIYNLGFLVFACASVALSLDPFQQGAGALWLIGWRIVQAFGGSMLTANSAAILTDAFPAHQRGTALGINQITALAGQFLGLLAGGLLAVVDWRAVFWVSVPISVTGTVWSYLSLRETSAGRPGRVDWLGNATFAAGAGVLLAGITYGIQPYGGDPTGWGNPWVLGALAVGVLLLLAFCFIETHVAEPMFNLALFKIRAFAAGNLAALLTAIARGGLQFMLIIWLQGIWLPLHGYAFEDTPLWAGVFMLPLTCGFLVAGPLSGYLSDRFGARLFSTAGLLVVAGSFLGLLALPVDFDYPTFAGLLLLNGLGQGMFSAPNTSSVMGSVPAEYRGVASGMRSTFQNSGTALSIGVFFSLMVSGLASTLPATLRDGLVAHGVPTAAAARAAGLPPVSTLFATFLGNNPIAHLLGSQGVLDQLTAAQRAVLTGHTFFPQLVAGPFHHGLTIVFTVAAAMALVSAVASALRGGTRARPTASAGRGAGRTAPKDPAAGDRPGQPGRPPHTS from the coding sequence ATGGACGCGTCCATCGTGATCATCTCGCTGCCCGCCATCTTCCGGGGCATCGGCCTCGACCCGCTCGCGCCGGGCAACATCGGCTATCTGCTCTGGATGATCCTGGGCTATCTGCTCGTGTCGGCGGTCCTGGTGGTCGTCCTCGGCCGGCTCGGCGACATGTTCGGCCGGGTACGGATCTACAACCTCGGCTTCCTGGTGTTCGCGTGCGCCTCCGTCGCGCTGTCGCTCGATCCGTTCCAGCAGGGCGCGGGGGCGCTGTGGCTGATCGGCTGGCGGATCGTGCAGGCGTTCGGCGGGTCCATGCTGACGGCGAACTCGGCGGCGATCCTCACCGACGCGTTCCCCGCCCACCAGCGGGGCACCGCCCTCGGCATCAACCAGATCACCGCGCTGGCCGGGCAGTTCCTCGGCCTGCTCGCCGGAGGTCTGCTCGCCGTCGTCGACTGGCGCGCGGTGTTCTGGGTGAGCGTGCCGATCAGTGTCACCGGCACCGTGTGGTCGTACCTGAGCCTGCGGGAGACCTCGGCGGGCCGCCCCGGCCGGGTCGACTGGCTGGGCAACGCGACCTTCGCGGCCGGCGCGGGCGTCCTGCTGGCCGGGATCACCTACGGCATCCAGCCCTACGGCGGCGACCCCACCGGCTGGGGCAACCCCTGGGTGCTCGGCGCCCTCGCGGTCGGCGTCCTGCTGCTGCTGGCGTTCTGCTTCATCGAGACCCACGTGGCCGAACCCATGTTCAACCTCGCCCTGTTCAAGATCCGAGCGTTCGCCGCGGGCAACCTCGCGGCGCTGCTGACGGCCATCGCCCGGGGCGGCCTCCAGTTCATGCTGATCATCTGGCTCCAGGGCATCTGGCTGCCGCTGCACGGCTACGCCTTCGAGGACACCCCGCTCTGGGCGGGCGTCTTCATGCTGCCGCTGACCTGCGGGTTCCTGGTGGCGGGGCCGCTGTCGGGGTATCTCTCCGACCGGTTCGGGGCCCGGTTGTTCTCCACCGCGGGACTCCTCGTGGTGGCGGGTTCCTTCCTCGGCCTGCTGGCCCTGCCCGTCGACTTCGACTATCCGACGTTCGCGGGGCTGCTGCTGCTCAACGGGCTGGGTCAGGGCATGTTCTCGGCGCCGAACACGTCGTCGGTGATGGGCAGTGTCCCGGCCGAGTACCGGGGCGTCGCCTCCGGGATGCGCTCCACGTTCCAGAACTCCGGCACCGCGCTCTCCATCGGGGTGTTCTTCTCCCTGATGGTCTCCGGGCTCGCCAGCACCCTGCCGGCGACCCTGCGGGACGGTCTCGTCGCGCACGGCGTGCCGACCGCGGCGGCGGCGCGGGCGGCCGGGCTGCCACCGGTGAGCACCCTCTTCGCGACGTTCCTCGGCAACAACCCCATCGCGCACCTGCTCGGCTCGCAGGGCGTCCTCGACCAGCTGACGGCGGCCCAGCGCGCGGTCCTCACCGGGCACACGTTCTTCCCGCAACTGGTCGCGGGACCCTTCCACCACGGCCTGACCATCGTCTTCACGGTCGCCGCCGCCATGGCCCTGGTCTCCGCGGTCGCGTCGGCCCTGCGCGGCGGCACGCGGGCGCGGCCGACCGCGTCCGCCGGCCGGGGCGCAGGCCGGACGGCTCCGAAGGACCCGGCGGCGGGCGATCGGCCCGGCCAGCCAGGCCGACCGCCACATACGTCCTAG
- a CDS encoding amidohydrolase family protein encodes MSEAPPFVDVHTHFVTERYVRAAREAGIGRPDGMPDWPSWSARGALALMDEARIGLSVLSVSSPGTHFGDDAAARALSREVNEFGAGLRRERPDRFGHFAALPLPDVEGALAEAAYALDVLGADGLAVETNARGVYLGDARCAPLWAELDRRGAIVFVHPTSPPGWEALTSGRPRPMMEFLFDTARAAADLVLGGVTVRHPGIRWILTHGGGALPLLAARLELFRTLFPGDGDLDVRAELGGLWYDLAGTPFPDQVPAVERAFGLDRVLYGSDSCWTPAPGVLAQVASIDAAEAPEGSTWRALTTRNARRLFSGG; translated from the coding sequence GTGAGCGAGGCTCCGCCCTTCGTCGACGTGCACACCCACTTCGTCACCGAGCGGTACGTCCGGGCGGCGCGGGAGGCGGGGATCGGGCGACCCGACGGGATGCCGGACTGGCCGTCCTGGAGCGCGCGGGGCGCCCTCGCGCTGATGGACGAGGCGCGGATCGGCCTCTCGGTCCTGTCGGTCTCCTCCCCCGGCACCCACTTCGGCGACGACGCGGCGGCCCGCGCGCTGAGCCGCGAGGTGAACGAGTTCGGCGCGGGGCTGCGCCGGGAACGGCCCGACCGGTTCGGTCACTTCGCGGCGCTCCCGCTGCCCGACGTCGAGGGCGCGCTGGCCGAGGCGGCGTACGCGCTCGATGTGCTGGGCGCCGACGGGCTCGCGGTGGAGACCAACGCGCGGGGCGTCTATCTCGGCGACGCGCGGTGCGCGCCGCTCTGGGCGGAGCTCGACCGGCGCGGCGCGATCGTCTTCGTGCATCCGACGTCACCGCCCGGCTGGGAGGCCCTCACCTCGGGGCGGCCCCGCCCGATGATGGAGTTCCTGTTCGACACGGCGCGCGCGGCGGCGGACCTGGTCCTCGGCGGCGTCACCGTCCGCCACCCGGGCATCCGCTGGATCCTCACCCACGGAGGCGGCGCGCTGCCGCTGCTCGCGGCCCGCCTGGAGCTGTTCCGGACGCTGTTTCCCGGCGACGGCGACCTCGACGTCCGCGCGGAACTCGGCGGCCTCTGGTACGACCTGGCGGGCACCCCGTTCCCCGACCAGGTCCCGGCCGTCGAGCGGGCCTTCGGCCTCGACCGCGTCCTCTACGGGAGCGACTCCTGCTGGACCCCGGCCCCTGGCGTCCTGGCCCAGGTCGCCTCGATCGACGCGGCCGAGGCCCCGGAGGGCTCCACCTGGCGCGCCCTGACCACCCGCAACGCCCGCCGCCTGTTCAGCGGGGGGTGA
- the gap gene encoding type I glyceraldehyde-3-phosphate dehydrogenase, whose translation MTRLAINGFGRIGRNVLRALLERDSTLEVVAVNDLTEPAALARLLAFDSTSGRLGRPVTVEGDTLVVDGRRITVLAEREPAKLPWAELEIDLVLEATGRFTSAEAARVHLSAGARKVLVSAPSDGADVTLAYGVNTDAYDPAAHTIVSNASCTTNALAPLAAVLDDLAGIEHGFMTTVHAYTQEQNLQDGPHRDARRARAAGVNIVPTTTGAAKAIGLVLPNLAGKLSGDSIRVPVPVGSIVELNTTVSRDVTRDEVLAAYRTAAEGPLAGVLEYSEDALVSSDITGNPASSIFDSALTRVDGRHIKVVAWYDNEWGFSNRVIDTLELLAAG comes from the coding sequence ATGACTCGCCTCGCCATCAACGGCTTCGGTCGCATCGGCCGCAATGTGCTCCGCGCCCTGCTCGAACGGGACAGCACGCTGGAGGTCGTCGCCGTCAACGACCTCACGGAACCCGCCGCCCTGGCCCGACTGCTCGCCTTCGACTCGACGTCAGGACGCCTCGGCCGTCCCGTGACCGTCGAGGGCGACACCCTCGTCGTCGACGGCCGCCGCATCACCGTCCTCGCCGAGCGCGAGCCCGCCAAGCTCCCGTGGGCCGAGCTGGAGATCGACCTCGTCCTGGAGGCCACCGGCCGCTTCACCTCGGCCGAGGCCGCCCGTGTGCACCTGTCGGCGGGCGCAAGGAAGGTGCTGGTCAGCGCGCCCTCGGACGGCGCCGACGTCACCCTCGCGTACGGCGTCAACACCGACGCGTACGACCCGGCCGCGCACACGATCGTCTCGAACGCCTCCTGCACGACCAACGCCCTGGCGCCGCTCGCCGCGGTCCTAGACGACCTCGCGGGCATCGAGCACGGCTTCATGACGACGGTGCACGCCTACACCCAGGAGCAGAACCTCCAGGACGGCCCGCACCGCGACGCGCGCCGCGCCCGCGCCGCCGGTGTCAACATCGTGCCGACCACGACCGGCGCCGCCAAGGCGATCGGCCTCGTGCTGCCGAACCTCGCGGGCAAGCTGTCCGGCGACTCGATCCGGGTCCCGGTCCCGGTGGGCTCGATCGTCGAGCTGAACACGACCGTCTCCCGCGACGTCACCCGCGACGAGGTGCTCGCCGCCTACCGCACCGCGGCCGAGGGCCCCCTCGCCGGCGTCCTCGAGTACTCCGAGGACGCGCTCGTCTCGTCCGACATCACCGGCAACCCCGCCTCGTCGATCTTCGACTCGGCGCTCACCCGGGTCGACGGACGGCACATCAAGGTCGTCGCCTGGTACGACAACGAGTGGGGCTTCTCCAACCGGGTCATCGACACCCTGGAACTCCTCGCCGCCGGCTAG
- a CDS encoding MarR family winged helix-turn-helix transcriptional regulator: MEVDTEAVRDSGHAPGPGAESGLAAGLRVAVGRVTRRLRQAHAVGDLSLSEVSVLARLAGEGPGSPSALAESERVRPQAMATTLAGLTRRGLVRRTPDAADGRRSIVAVTEEGRAVLAQRRSASVRRLEAVLDEFSAQDRAALAAAVPLLERLAERL; this comes from the coding sequence ATGGAGGTCGATACGGAAGCAGTGCGGGACAGCGGTCACGCACCCGGTCCCGGTGCGGAGAGCGGTCTCGCGGCCGGGCTGCGGGTCGCCGTGGGGCGGGTGACCCGGCGGCTGCGGCAGGCGCACGCGGTGGGCGACCTGTCGCTCTCGGAGGTGTCGGTGCTGGCGCGGCTGGCCGGTGAGGGGCCCGGGTCGCCGTCGGCGCTCGCCGAGTCGGAGCGGGTGCGCCCGCAGGCGATGGCGACCACCCTGGCCGGCCTCACCCGGCGCGGACTCGTGCGGCGCACCCCCGACGCGGCGGACGGCAGGCGCAGCATCGTCGCCGTCACCGAGGAGGGCAGGGCCGTGCTCGCGCAGCGGCGCTCGGCGTCGGTACGCCGCCTTGAGGCCGTCCTCGACGAGTTCTCCGCGCAGGACCGGGCCGCGCTGGCCGCGGCCGTCCCCCTGCTCGAACGGCTGGCGGAGCGGTTGTGA
- a CDS encoding AAA family ATPase — protein sequence MKTGTPQTRLIVLRGNSASGKSSVAAALRDRTGRGLALVGQDNLRRTVLKERDRPGAPNIGLIDLTARHALDAGYHVVVEGILRADHYTGMLTRLRADHAGRTHCYYLDVPLAETLTRHATKPIADEVDERLLREWYRTLDLLPGGIETVIGADSPLERTVERVLRDADLVGPSLTPR from the coding sequence GTGAAGACCGGCACCCCCCAGACCCGCCTGATCGTCCTGCGCGGCAACAGCGCCTCCGGGAAGTCGAGCGTCGCCGCAGCCCTGCGGGACCGGACCGGACGCGGACTCGCCCTCGTCGGCCAGGACAACCTCCGCCGCACGGTCCTCAAGGAACGCGACCGCCCCGGCGCCCCGAACATCGGCCTGATCGACCTGACCGCCCGCCACGCCCTGGACGCCGGCTACCACGTCGTCGTCGAGGGCATCCTCCGCGCCGACCACTACACCGGGATGCTCACCCGGCTCCGCGCCGACCACGCCGGGCGCACCCACTGCTACTACCTTGACGTCCCCCTCGCCGAGACCCTCACCCGGCACGCCACCAAGCCGATCGCCGACGAGGTGGACGAGCGGCTCCTGCGCGAGTGGTACAGGACGCTCGATCTGCTGCCCGGTGGCATCGAGACCGTCATCGGCGCCGACAGCCCCCTGGAGCGGACCGTGGAGCGGGTCCTGCGCGACGCCGATCTCGTCGGACCCTCCCTCACCCCCCGCTGA
- a CDS encoding glycosyltransferase family 4 protein: protein MKISFLLHNAYGIGGTITTTFNLAQALAARHEVEVVSVLRHREDPHFTLDPRVSLRPLVDLRREGNDPRHRRPSRVFPAAEYRYHQYSELTDLRIGEHLAAVDADAVIGTRPGLNVHLALEAPGRVARVGQEHLTLDNHGPRLRHALRRAYGRLDALTTVTEADAAVYRRKMRLPGVRIEALPNSVPDPVLPTADGSAKVVVAAGRLVPVKRYDLLIEAFAVVAAAHPDWQLRIYGRGEEHDRLRRLITGLGLWNHVFLMGAAAPMEAEWVKGSIGVAASDFEPFGMTIVEAMRCGLPVVSTDCPYGPGEIITDGVDGRLVPVGDREALGAALLELVGDDERRGRSGRAALRNARRFAPGPVVEQAERLLADAVAARRAGRRTVVERASARRALTGHGFAARDAAIAAAGSVRRRVRGASS, encoded by the coding sequence ATGAAGATCTCTTTCCTGCTGCACAACGCCTACGGGATCGGGGGCACGATCACCACCACGTTCAATCTGGCCCAGGCGCTGGCCGCGCGGCACGAGGTGGAGGTCGTGTCGGTCCTGCGGCACCGCGAGGACCCCCACTTCACCCTCGACCCGCGTGTCTCGCTGCGGCCCCTGGTGGATCTGCGGCGGGAGGGGAACGATCCGCGCCACCGCAGACCGTCGCGGGTGTTCCCGGCCGCCGAGTACCGCTACCACCAGTACAGCGAGTTGACCGATCTGCGGATCGGCGAGCACCTCGCCGCGGTGGACGCGGACGCGGTGATCGGCACCCGCCCCGGGCTGAACGTGCACCTCGCGCTCGAGGCGCCCGGCCGGGTGGCGCGCGTCGGGCAGGAGCATCTCACCCTGGACAACCACGGGCCGCGGCTGCGGCACGCGCTGCGCCGGGCCTACGGCAGGCTCGACGCGCTGACCACGGTGACGGAGGCGGACGCGGCGGTCTACCGGCGCAAGATGCGGCTGCCGGGGGTGCGGATCGAGGCGCTGCCCAACAGCGTGCCCGATCCGGTGCTGCCGACCGCCGACGGCAGCGCGAAGGTCGTCGTGGCGGCGGGCCGGCTGGTCCCGGTCAAGCGCTACGACCTGCTCATCGAGGCGTTCGCGGTGGTCGCGGCCGCCCACCCCGACTGGCAGTTGCGGATCTACGGCAGGGGCGAGGAGCACGACCGGCTGCGGCGGCTCATCACCGGACTCGGGCTGTGGAACCACGTGTTCCTGATGGGCGCGGCGGCTCCGATGGAGGCCGAGTGGGTCAAGGGCTCGATCGGGGTCGCGGCCTCCGACTTCGAGCCGTTCGGCATGACGATCGTGGAGGCGATGCGCTGTGGTCTGCCGGTCGTGAGCACCGACTGCCCCTACGGGCCTGGGGAGATCATCACGGACGGTGTCGACGGGCGGCTGGTGCCGGTCGGGGACCGGGAGGCGCTGGGCGCGGCCCTGCTCGAACTGGTCGGGGACGACGAGCGGCGCGGCAGGAGCGGGCGGGCGGCGCTGCGCAACGCGCGCAGGTTCGCGCCGGGGCCGGTGGTCGAGCAGGCCGAGCGGCTGCTCGCCGACGCGGTCGCGGCCCGCCGGGCCGGCCGCAGGACCGTCGTCGAACGGGCTTCCGCGCGGCGGGCGTTGACCGGTCACGGCTTCGCCGCGCGGGACGCCGCCATCGCCGCGGCGGGGTCCGTGCGGCGCCGGGTGCGCGGGGCGTCGTCGTGA
- a CDS encoding DeoR/GlpR family DNA-binding transcription regulator, which translates to MSNADRLRQTGEAVRAAGSLTVAELAALTGASEMTVRRDLDALAAQGVLERVRGGARSLVLRGEEPPFALRVQDGAEAKRRVAAAVVELIGDGETVVLDSGTTCLEVARLLRGRRVTVMPLSLQAVAVLAEGAGQTALLVPGGRPRPGEGALTGPLTLSSLAAVRFDTAVIGCCGLDAAQGLTAYDLDDAAVKQAALRSSRRVLAATDSAKLTHTAHAFVAPVTALHTLVTDRSAPREAIDAIGAAGVTVRTV; encoded by the coding sequence ATGAGTAACGCAGACCGCCTCCGGCAGACCGGGGAGGCCGTGCGCGCGGCGGGGAGCCTCACCGTGGCGGAGCTGGCCGCGCTCACCGGGGCTTCCGAGATGACCGTACGGCGCGACCTGGACGCGCTCGCCGCGCAGGGGGTCCTCGAACGGGTCAGGGGCGGGGCCCGCAGTCTCGTCCTGCGCGGCGAGGAGCCGCCGTTCGCCCTGCGCGTCCAGGACGGTGCCGAGGCGAAACGGCGGGTCGCCGCCGCCGTCGTCGAACTGATCGGCGACGGCGAGACCGTCGTCCTCGACAGCGGCACCACCTGCCTGGAGGTGGCCCGGCTGCTGCGCGGCCGGCGGGTCACCGTGATGCCGCTGTCGCTACAGGCCGTCGCCGTCCTCGCCGAGGGCGCGGGACAGACCGCGCTGCTGGTGCCCGGCGGACGGCCCCGGCCGGGCGAGGGAGCCCTCACCGGCCCGCTGACGCTGTCCTCGCTCGCCGCCGTACGGTTCGACACCGCCGTCATCGGCTGCTGCGGCCTCGACGCCGCACAGGGCCTGACCGCCTACGACCTGGACGACGCGGCCGTCAAACAGGCCGCGCTCCGATCGTCGCGACGCGTCCTCGCCGCGACCGACAGCGCCAAACTCACCCACACGGCTCACGCGTTCGTCGCCCCGGTCACCGCCCTGCACACCCTCGTCACCGACCGGTCGGCGCCCCGGGAGGCGATCGACGCGATCGGGGCGGCGGGCGTGACGGTCAGGACGGTGTGA
- a CDS encoding MFS transporter — protein MERSLRAARAATFTYFILNGTLLGMWVVQIPPIEERVGISHAVLGGFLVLLGLGAFLGMQVTGPLADRLSTRVVVPASALLCGATLVLPGLASGPWALGLALLVFGFANGCLDVSMNAHAVQVEKAYGRPVMSAFHATFSVGGVLAALAGAAAAGWSLSPATTLGAAGLIAAVVAVVTARALLPTEAPAPADPAAEDADGAGGSHRAPTRIWLLAVLALLIMLCEGVANDWSVLHLKTMLDASESTAAFAYGSFAAAMTVGRLLADRVAARFGPAAVLRYGAGAAAVGIAAVAVSPWVPLALAGWAVFGAGLSGCVPQLFSAAGHAEDGAAGANVSRVAGLGYLGMLAGPAVIGWLTHLVPLNLTFFLPVLCCLVAAATAGVLRTPRTRVPVQP, from the coding sequence ATGGAACGTTCCCTGCGTGCCGCGCGAGCGGCGACCTTCACCTACTTCATCCTCAACGGGACCCTGCTGGGAATGTGGGTCGTCCAGATCCCGCCCATCGAGGAGCGCGTCGGCATCAGCCACGCCGTCCTCGGCGGCTTCCTCGTGCTGCTCGGCCTCGGCGCCTTCCTCGGCATGCAGGTGACCGGGCCGCTGGCCGACCGGCTCTCCACCCGGGTCGTCGTGCCCGCCTCCGCGCTGCTGTGCGGCGCCACCCTCGTCCTGCCGGGCCTGGCCTCGGGGCCGTGGGCGCTCGGCCTCGCCCTGCTGGTCTTCGGCTTCGCCAACGGCTGCCTGGACGTGAGCATGAACGCCCACGCGGTCCAGGTCGAGAAGGCGTACGGCCGGCCCGTCATGTCCGCCTTCCACGCCACCTTCTCCGTCGGCGGGGTGCTGGCCGCCCTGGCCGGGGCCGCCGCCGCGGGCTGGTCGCTGAGCCCCGCGACGACGCTCGGCGCGGCCGGCCTTATCGCCGCGGTGGTCGCCGTCGTAACGGCCCGCGCCCTGCTGCCCACCGAGGCCCCCGCACCCGCGGACCCCGCCGCGGAGGACGCGGACGGCGCGGGCGGGAGCCACCGCGCGCCCACCCGGATCTGGCTGCTCGCCGTCCTGGCGCTGCTGATCATGCTGTGCGAGGGCGTCGCCAACGACTGGAGCGTCCTGCACCTCAAGACCATGCTGGACGCCTCCGAGTCCACCGCCGCCTTCGCCTACGGCAGCTTCGCCGCCGCCATGACGGTCGGCCGGCTGCTGGCTGACCGGGTCGCCGCCCGCTTCGGCCCGGCCGCCGTCCTGCGCTACGGCGCGGGCGCGGCGGCCGTGGGCATCGCGGCGGTCGCCGTCTCCCCGTGGGTGCCGCTCGCCCTGGCGGGCTGGGCGGTGTTCGGGGCCGGTCTCTCCGGATGCGTGCCGCAGCTGTTCAGCGCCGCCGGGCACGCCGAGGACGGCGCGGCCGGCGCCAACGTCTCCCGGGTCGCGGGCCTCGGCTACCTGGGCATGCTGGCCGGGCCCGCCGTCATCGGCTGGCTCACCCACCTCGTCCCGCTCAACCTCACCTTCTTCCTCCCCGTGCTCTGCTGCCTCGTCGCCGCCGCGACCGCGGGCGTCCTGCGCACGCCCCGGACGCGCGTTCCGGTCCAGCCGTAG
- a CDS encoding phospholipase D-like domain-containing protein, translating to MSWKIARRACTVLTVGAAVFATATPATPAATPAPPVSPVSFTSPASPAPPGSPAEAPAPVRSGSYSAFAFARTGGQPAIYDFINSATRTLDMTMYELEDTTAVDDLVALEKKGVAVRVILDRQHQSADNPAYRALTAAGAGVVWSSAAFVYTHQKTITVDGAKSLIMTGNLTSRYYRTSRDYGVFDDDPRDVAAIEKVFAADYAGTSVTPGDGDHLLWSPTDSRDRLVSLIEGATKTLDVEELELSDSAVVAAVEARAKAGVTVRVVLETPGDYASAVSRIKAAGGTVVGYSDPGGFYIHAKAMVADYGLATQAVEAGSMNISSNSLSRNRELGIILTGTGAAAQVARTVETTFAADYAGGTAA from the coding sequence ATGTCGTGGAAGATCGCCCGCCGCGCCTGCACCGTACTGACCGTCGGCGCCGCCGTGTTCGCCACCGCCACCCCCGCCACCCCGGCGGCGACACCCGCCCCTCCCGTCTCCCCCGTCTCCTTCACCTCCCCCGCCTCTCCTGCCCCTCCCGGCTCTCCGGCCGAGGCCCCCGCCCCCGTGCGGTCCGGCTCCTACTCCGCGTTCGCCTTCGCGCGGACCGGCGGCCAGCCGGCCATCTACGACTTCATCAACTCGGCCACCAGGACACTCGACATGACCATGTACGAGCTGGAGGACACCACCGCCGTCGACGACCTCGTCGCCCTGGAGAAGAAGGGCGTCGCGGTGCGGGTGATCCTCGACCGGCAGCACCAGAGCGCCGACAACCCGGCGTACAGAGCACTCACCGCGGCGGGCGCCGGCGTGGTCTGGTCGTCGGCCGCCTTCGTCTACACCCACCAGAAGACCATCACGGTGGACGGCGCCAAGTCCCTGATCATGACCGGGAATCTGACCTCCCGGTACTACCGGACCAGCCGCGACTACGGGGTGTTCGACGACGACCCCCGCGATGTCGCCGCCATCGAGAAGGTCTTCGCCGCCGACTACGCGGGCACCTCCGTCACCCCGGGCGACGGCGACCACCTGCTCTGGTCGCCCACCGACTCCCGCGACCGCCTGGTGTCGCTGATCGAGGGCGCGACCAAGACCCTCGACGTCGAGGAACTGGAGCTGAGCGACAGCGCGGTGGTCGCCGCCGTCGAGGCGCGCGCCAAGGCCGGGGTCACCGTGCGGGTGGTCCTGGAGACGCCGGGCGACTACGCGAGCGCGGTCTCCAGGATCAAGGCGGCGGGCGGCACCGTCGTCGGGTACTCCGACCCCGGCGGCTTCTACATCCACGCCAAGGCGATGGTCGCCGACTACGGCCTCGCCACCCAGGCGGTGGAGGCGGGCTCGATGAACATCAGCAGCAACTCCCTCAGCCGCAACCGGGAGTTGGGCATCATCCTGACCGGCACCGGCGCGGCGGCCCAGGTGGCGAGGACCGTGGAGACGACGTTCGCCGCCGACTACGCGGGCGGCACCGCCGCCTGA
- a CDS encoding PRC-barrel domain containing protein — protein MTNDSLWSYAPTAGHTPDLDFTGYTVEALDGRVGKVDKHSNDVGPQYLVVDTGPWILGKEVLLPAGTVEAVDHEAKTIRVGRTKERIKAAPEFDKEKHLGDPAYRDQLSGHYGSDGPGH, from the coding sequence ATGACGAACGACTCGCTGTGGAGCTACGCGCCCACCGCAGGACACACCCCCGACCTGGACTTCACCGGCTACACGGTGGAGGCCCTCGACGGCCGGGTCGGCAAGGTCGACAAGCACTCCAACGACGTCGGCCCGCAGTACCTGGTGGTCGACACCGGCCCGTGGATCCTCGGCAAGGAGGTCCTGCTGCCGGCCGGCACGGTCGAGGCCGTCGACCACGAGGCGAAGACCATCCGGGTGGGCCGCACCAAGGAGCGGATCAAGGCGGCGCCCGAGTTCGACAAGGAGAAGCATCTCGGCGACCCGGCCTACCGCGACCAGCTCAGCGGCCACTACGGCTCGGACGGCCCCGGTCACTGA